The following DNA comes from Vairimorpha necatrix chromosome 5, complete sequence.
tacatttaaaatattcatatGTTAATAAACTTATTACACAAActataatttgtttttttacatttatatacatttttaattatataactCTGAATACAATGGCGGCTCTTCTACATTCTCGTCTTCTTCATCAATAAAAGTTGGTTTAAATGACACATTTTTCAACATTTCTTTTagacatttataaaagactGTAGGATCAGAATCCTCAAACgataaataaatagaaGCCATGAAGTTATTCTCTACAATGaaatctattttattttcttgttcttgaaaaaacaatttagaAATAGGCACAGAAAAAGAGCTAAATTTTTCCGTTATTTGGTTTGGCCTGAAAATTAATCTGTAATTTGTTAAGTATAGAAATCCTTTATAGGATAAATATTTCCTTGTTGTGGCTGGTATACCATCCCCAGTTtgaaatacaaatttagtATTAGGGTTGTAATAAAGAATGTCCTCGTCGTCTTCTACAGGTAGAGGAATATTATTAGAAGTGAAGAGTGTAGAATTTAGTTGTTCTAGagttttcttcattttatGTTTTGAGGGTACCAAACAATAACAATTAACAAcgtatatttaattaaggCTACAAGTGAAAATTATgagatttatataatttaaatgcATTTAGCCATGTATAAGATTAAAGATGTTGCATATGGGGTTTactaattaaaatttaagtatAAATAACGTTAACTTAAACTGcagataaatttaactataaaattgatataaaagaaggaagtaaacatttaaaataaaatttaatctttatgtctaaaatttatatttaacaaatcaaattttcattatattgaaaattaagATTAATCTTAAAAGtaatcatatatataaaagaattttatttaattttttacccctctttttGGGATTGAAGAATTTTTACaccatatattttttgctttttatgatatttgaatattaaatacaaatttattgCTTTAATTTGACTATTCTAAGTGTGTATGTTATTagttaatactttttaattttgattattatttaagtGAAACTCGGTTTCAAAATATCatcagaatcgttttttagaatttatttaacccttctagaaaaaattcacaaaaacaataaacaaaaaaaattgaatataaGTGTCAAAAATTGAGCTTAGAATtccataaaattatttcaatgAGACTCATAAGTGTTTTTAACTTAACTTTACTCCTTCTATGtcactaaaaagtatttttaaaaatcatatcTTCACCCTGTCAAATTCAATCATCCCAAAATGGAAActtaacaaaattaaaggaGGAAATACATactaaaaaactaaacatATAAttcccgttttcaaaacgggaaagcatacgctagtcatatatataaaagaattttatttaattttttacccctcttttttatggttttttaaaatttaaacttcTTATTATAGCTTATTGtgtttttgtaatatcaaatataaactcAATGAAGGATTTTGACTATCATATATGCGTGTACTGTATGTTAAtacattttgattttaattctttgttttgtaaaactcagttccaaatatcgtcagattcttttttagaatttatttaacccttccaagaaaaattgcaaaaataattaacaataaagattttgaatataagtGTCAAAAACTGAGCTTTAAGAGTTTTGAACATATCTCATTGAGATTCATAAGTGTTTTTAACTCAACTTTACTCCTTCTATGtcactaaaaagtatttttaataaacaaacatgTCTTCACCCTGTCAAATTCAATCATCCCAAAATGGAAACTTAACGAAATTTACCGATCAGGgacatattataaaacttaACATTTAgatcccgttttcaaaacgggaaagcatacgctagtcatatatataaaagaattttatttaattttttacccctattttttgtgattttgtaaaatctaaaCTTCTTATTATAGCTTATTGTGTAATTAtgatatcaaatataaactcAATGAAGGATCTTGACTATTCTAAGTGTGTAtgttattaattaatacatttttattatgattattacttttgtaaaactcagttccaaaatatcgttagaatcgttttttagaatttatttaacccttctagaaaaaattcacaaaaatattaatcaAAGAAAAAGTTGAAAAAAGTGTCAAAAATTGAGCTTAGAAATTCCCAGAATTATTTCAATGAGACTCATAAGTGTTTTTAACTCAACTTTACTCCTTATATGctactaaaaagtatttctaataaacaTGTCTTCACCCtttcaaatttaatcaTCCCAAAATGGAAACTTACCAAAACTTACCGAGGCGGgacatacaaaaaataaaacatttaaatcccgttttcaaaacgggaaagcatacgctagtattttatatttaatttatcttcttatttatttaatatttttagtttcATAAACTTCTAGAATTCTTATTGGTTTCTCtttcattttcttcttctgacatttcaatattttcaacTGTTTTTCATTAATAGCTTCCCCTTTCTTGCACACAACATAATCATCTTCTAATATTGTTATATTCTTCTCAGTAATTGTAGGCAATAAATCTGCCAGTTCTTTATTAGTTATTTTTcctttattaattataaaatcttcatcAGATATGTCATTTATATCATAATAtgtttcaaatttatattttttaatattttctatgcCCGAAGTATTAgtaaaaactaaaaagaAGTTTTTATCAAGTACgtctttattaaaaaaattgtattttttacacaacatctttttctttacaAAGAGTATACTTGTATTTTCTAATTCTGTTCTCATTTTGTTCATTAATGATGCACTTATGTCTGTGTTTTCTACTACACAAATGTATTCATGGTCTTTTATAAGAGAAGTAAATTTGTCAACAGTTTCGAgttttttctcttttaattttttttggatTTTCCCACGCATAGGgcgaaaaaataaaaaaatttaaaaaacattttattattatcatCTAGTATTGCCTACTTGTTTATATGtagtttaaaattattcaataaaatgtatatttattttatatttgccTCATTTATGCTTCCTCTTTGGGTGCTGTGGCATGTGCCGAAAGCAATGTCCtgaaattttctttttttaaccccaaaaataaattttcaaaagttATAGAAAAAGACTTAAAAATTAGACAATTAACATGAAAACAACATGTGCCTATCTAAATCTTGTAATaaactattaaaattataaataatcttcttctaataatttttttttttgtttgagAAACAAGTCCTTTGTTGCAATGatgcttttttataaagttagcattttctaaatataatactTCCAAATTATGGCCAATAAAAGCTCACTTTAATTCATTTTCTAAGTGATTTAGATAAGCCAAAGGTGAGCATAAGTAGTTTTGAAAAGagattataattttctcCAACAAATTATACTGGAAATAGTATATATTGATGAAtgaaattttcaaaaaaaattaaaatatttttagtgCATCTAGTAGATGGCATCTGGCTTTATAATATGATAGAAAATGGTTCCTTGAAATGTGCAGATCTGTTCTAAGTCGATGAtaagacaaaaaaaatccttacgaatcaaaatataacaCGGCAAGACAATTAGTAGCAAATCATTTTACAAGtgtgaatataaaaataagatataaattctaattttaataataggATAAAACATTGGCTTGAAATGCAAAGctcaatataattttaaaatcagaGCGCTTAATTGATTTGTTTGTTCTACGTCTAATAATTATAGTCATAGATTAAAGttgtataaatatacaatataataaaactttagatcaagaataaatttatgattatgTGTCTTTAAATTATCTCGTtacttaaatatttttctattaaatatatgacGCGCTCttatttaaattgtaaacaaaaatcctcagaatatataaatttgtaaaattttttcatggttattattttttaaaaatttatctgttttgttttatttatattattagtaTAATTATTTGGTGGTGGTTGTGATTGTACAATGGACAAATAAAGTTTATATTCTCTTGcaaaaacatttagatATAAAGCGACACATAAAATTCATATCTTACTCGAAAGACtaacacaaaaaataaaaaaccttCATAATAAATGTCTCAATATAGAAATGTTATCTCATGACACATCACATTAAAACAATATCTGAGCCTTTTTAGAAGTACTTAGTCATATTATAACCTATTGATATCGTTGCTTAAAGTATTTGCTTATATAAAGGTAAAAAACCTCTTAGGTGTACTAACATTgtaaagtataaaaataataggcAAAAAGTCtataaataagaataaaattattgttaTCTGTTTTGAATTTGGCTATTATAACAAGTTAATCAACCCAAAAAGCacacaaaataaattagatGTATATAaccaataatttttatacgaaaattgtattttctttctaataacaaataagatttcaaattcaaaaaaattattcgtcatcaaattagaaatttactAACTTGTATTCAAAACattcgttttttaattaaccaacaatattaatttttgactaccacaaattaataaaggCCTATCATCTATTTTCATTTCCATTTACCATCtttctaatattatttttcaccaattatttaatttatcaaaattaaccaataatttctaaattaaaactatttaaaaaaaataattaatttatcaacATATGAACGACGCAGACAGTTCCGAATATTCAACATTTATCGACAATAATTGTATTGACAATTTACTTAAAAGAATGAAAAACACTCTTAATAAACTAGAAGAAGATTGTAATAAAACAGAACTCAACcaattttatgatttatacgaaagatatttaaaatctagAGGCGAGACAATTGTTTGGGACGAGATTAAACACCCTAAAGATCGTATAATCCATTACAAAGATATTATTAGCCAAGACTCAAATGctaaagatttattaaataaactAGCAGTATTAAAACTTAATGGTGGTTTAGGTACAACAATGGGTTGTGTTGGGCCTAAAAGTGCTATACCTGTAAAAAAtggtaaaaattttattgatttagTAGCTAAAcagttaaaatttttaagacgACAATTTGATGTAGAAGTACCTTTGGTACTTATGAATTCTTTTAATACTGAAAGTATGACAGAGACATTAATATCAAGACACGATAATATTTTGACTTTTAATCAATCCAAATATCCACGTATTAGTGCTGACACTCTACTACCACCAATgaatttaaacaaaaatgatCTTTTTTATCCACCTGGTCATGGCGATATTTTACAATCTTTAGATTGTAGTGGTATGTTAGATAAATTGCTTGATGATGGTAAAGAATACCtgtttatttctaatattgaTAATTTGGCAGCTACAGTTGATTTGAATTTGTTGGAATTTTTCGCTTCACAAGATTTGGAGTTTATGATGGAAGTTACTGAAAAAACTAGAGCTGATATAAAAGGTGGTACATTAATTGAGTATGGTGGAAATTTGagattattagaaatagCACAAGTCCCGCCTTCTAAGAAGTCTGAGTTTACAAGTGTAAGGAAgtttaagatttttaatactAATTCTGCTTGgattaatttaaaagctttaaaaaataaattaaaaactgAAAGTTTTACACTTGATATTATTGAGAATGTCAAGACTGTTGGTGATGAGTCTGTTTTTCAATTAGAGACTGCTATAGGTTCAGCTATAaggttttttaataaatcttgTGGGGTAGTTGTACCTCGTTCTCGATTTTTACCAGTTAAGTCTTGTTCTGACCTATTTTTAGTTGAGtcaaatttgtttattgaGAGAAATGGTCAGTTAGTTTTGAATCCCAATCGTGTACCTATGAATGTTCCTACAGTGAAATTAATAGGCAAGAATTTTAAGATGATTGATAAATATGAAGATTCCTTCAGGGGTGTTCCTGATTTATTAGAGCTTGATAGTCTTACTGTTTCCGGGGATGTTAAGTTTGGGAAGAATGTAGTTTTAAAGGGGACTGTGATTATTTTGGCTGATAAGAATAGTGTCATAAATATACCTGATGGGAGTATTTTAGATGACAATATAGTGTATGGGAATTTGCCTATTATTGAGCATTAAATGGATAAAacttttgtttattatatttggAAATTAAGTTATATTggtttttatattggtttttatattggtttttatatttggaTATTTgtatgtaaattttaaattacttTTTAAGTTATATTGTTTGAGTATTAGTTTTTATGGttatattagtttttatattagtttttaaatttgtttataaattcaatataacttttttacagctttttatattactttttatatgtttttaaatattacatgttttttattttatattaataataatactaTTAAACTATACAAAGTTATCTCCCATTTCTCATTCCCATTCTTCTTACATGCTTCCACTTCTGTATCTTCTAATACTCCACATACATTAATTATCTCCCTATACATTTCTTCTACCTCGTTTTCATCTTCAAGtctcatttttattagatcTCTAATAAAGAGTTTATTGTAGGTCGAGTATTCTACagtaatttcttttataatctttttatctttagAAGTAAATACCCTGATTTTATAAGGggtgtttttatttagtattTCGTACATAGTGAcgtatttattattatatttatatttattattattattattgtcattattattaatcATTATCTTATTGTCATTATTATCTTTCTTACTCTTTTCGTTGTCATTATTATCTTTCTTACTCTTTTCGTTGTCATTATTGATCTCCTTCTTACTCTTTTCGTTGTCATTATTATCTTCTCTTTGAGAGTTCATCTTAATAGGTGTTATATCTTGTCCTGTATATATTTTCGCTGGTACTATTTGATAccctttatattttattatctcCACCACTCTTTCTAATATGTCCAGACTCTTCTCATATCTCTCTCTAAATACCATACTTATATTCCTTCTTCTTTCTTGATACAGTGTTGGTATAAGAAATGAATATATGTCTGCCTTCTGGTCATCTTCACTGTCTAAATTTGGTATATCTACAATATACCCTTTACTTTCTGATAAATCAATAgtcttattatttatttctccTACAGGAGGGAGTCTCAGTAGTCTCGGCTTGTATCcacttttatttataaattcctTCTCATATTTCTCTAGTACTTCTAGTACTGTCTCCTCAGAGGTTTCATCTCTTAAGATCATGCCTACTTCATAATTATTATCAAGTACTTCTTCTACTATTTCCTTATTAAAATCAGGAGAGAAAGGGTCAAAGAAGAATACTAGTGGGATATTCAAGTATACTCCTTTATTTATGATAgtagatatatttttagtagGGCCTTCGTCGAATGATATCATAGATTTCAAAGAGAAGACAAAAGGAAAAAAGATCATGAGGGAAGAAGAAGAGAAGtttatatagaaaaataaggcatattataataaattataagatACTTAAATTTACTACAGTATGAATTTTATAgtgaataaaatattatataaaataaataaaatgcagcacaataaaatattgctAAATAAAATACGAAGTagcataaatttttgatagattaaatattacttaaatatattatagggtagcataaattttttatagattaaatatgaataaattatattttgcttaaatttaatttccaaaaatgaaatttgcAGCATAAACTACACatgcataaataaaataaaattttaataaactaCGCATGCATAAATTAAATCTGCAATATAAACTACAATGCATAAACTACATATGCATAAAtaatgtttaaatattattttaaaaattattatttattttactttataacCATGCATATTCCTCTAAATTGATCTTAGACATGTTCTCTACACTAGTCCACTCGTTTATTGTCTTGATTATATCTTCAATATTccttgtttttattattctttcttttatcTTCTTTCTCTTTTCCTTGTTTAGATTTGTGTACACTTCTAAGATCTCCTCAGTGAAATCTTCTAGATCTTTAAATGAGTGGTAAATTAGTGACAAGAATTGTCCTTCTATTCCTTCCTTCCCGAAAAAGTGCTGTATATTCGGGGatatataaatctttaGATTATAAGTCTCATTCATTATTTCTGTATTAAATATcttcttatttatatacattCCCTTGTCTGAGTAGATCATTATATTACTAGGCCtcatatttatagtatGGAGCATATAAGAGACTATGAAATGAGAAGAGTAAGACGAGATCAGTGAATTCCTAAAGAGGAGATATTTATAAGGACAAGAGAATGAAGATTTAAAGTGTTTCTTTAAGATATCTTCCGTTACATTATTCTTTAGAATATTAGTAAAGGCCTTAAGCTTAGTcttatttgataatttcGGGGTAAATTTGcatatttcaaatttgCCCTGTAATATGTCGTGTATTCTTGGgtcttctttatttataatttccaAATTAGAGAAGACGAAATTATTATAGAAGTCTAAATTTAGCATTCTATTTGTatcttctttaatattcttatttttatcttgtaTATTAATAGTATTAATAGTATTAATAGTATTtgttatttctttaatattcgTACTATCTTCTTTACTATAATCCATACAATTCGTACTATCTTCTTTAATATCATCTTTACTATAATCCATAAAATTTGTACTATCATTTATTACATTAATTGTGTGCTGATGTGTATTAATTTCTAgttctttaatatattcaaGAATGACATGCTCTAAATTATTCCTTATTCTATATTCCTCATAGATAAAGTCTAGATCTGTGTATGAATCTTCTACTACATTTATAAACATGTCTTCTTTGGCTTGTACATTCTTCAATAGTGGGAAATATCCTTCTCTAATATTTATCTCATAATTATTACTCATCTTATAACTTAGtagattataaatatgagTCAGATTTGTCTCCTTCTTAGAAATCTGATAGAATTCATATTTGTATGACTTCCCATCTGAGCATACGAAAGTGAGATCTTCTATCTTTTCATATTGTCTATTACAGTAACTTATCACTGTAGTGACTACTTCTATATAAGGAATATTCTTATAATCATGTCTTATCTCATTATATCCTCCAAATAAATActtctttatatttccCCGTACTAAGAAGTCATTGTATCTTACTCTTAGATCTATATTGTAATTATCTTCTGTACCACTCAGGAGAAGAGTAATCTTCTGTCTCATTAGTAGAAGAATCTCTAGTAATTTATAAGAACAGAACACTAGTGTCTCCTCCAGATTTGTAAAGAGAGACATAAAAGGGAGGAGAGTGTGGATCTGCCTCTTCATACTCTGAAACAAgtctataaatttactCTTTAGATCTCTCTGGTCATAATTAAATGTTATAATATCTGATATAATACTATCTAGTATTTGGATTATAGATGACTCATTCTTAAATGCCCTGTAATCTACTACATTAATAAACTTAGATAATACTAAATtagtattatttatattcataatattattaagatCTTCTAGAATACTCAGGGCtctattataaattatattatcagGTATCTTCTTAGTAGTCTCTAGGAATAAATTCATATAAAAGATCACGGGCTGGGGATAGACTTCAAATATCTTAGAGAGTATTTGacttatatatttataattatctGTATGAATTAACTCTACTAATTTAGAAATGTAGAATACGAATGTATTAACATTACAATTATTCATCAGATTTATAAAGAGATCCATCTCTGTATTAATGACTCTACTAGACAGGACattaataaagataatCATAATATTATGAGAGGTCTCTAATTCTGCACAGGATAAGCCCATTAAAATCGAGCAAATTATTTCATCATCAAGAAAGCTAGTAGATGTGTCTTTACTAGAATTAGTAtgattatttcttattaataTTCTGATGTAATGATAATAATTCTCCCCAATATTACTCAAATGTATGGACTGGAAATATAACTTCTCTGCTTCTTCATAAAGTCCTAATTTTTCACTGAATAATCCCCTCATTCTGAATAAATTACTACTCTGACTATCTAAGAAATGACTCACATTGGTAGAATTGGCCAGATCTAGTCCAAGTTTATATTCCTTCATTTCATAGAAGCACATTAATTCATAAATCACTTTATGATACGCGTCTAATACTTTGATACTCGGGAGATCAAAAACAGActtaaaagaaaacaagGCATTGTCAAAATACCCCTTCCTCAGGGAGGCCAGTCCTAAATAATTACTATTCTTCCCTAATCCATTATTCCCTTTAAAATACATACTCTTCTTTAACTGCTTAATTGTCTCTGTGTACtctttattcttatttacTATACCACTTATATCATTCTTAATATCTCCCTTTATTCCTGAGAGATCATTGTCTAATACACTCAGATCTGAGAAAGTCAAGTCATTACTAAAATCTTCTATCTTTCTATAAGCATGTTTCCTCCAAGTACTGAACTTTAATAAACTTAAAAAGTCATTTTCGAAATTGGGCTCTCTGTCTTCCCATCTGAAAAGTATGGAATTAATCTTGTCACTGTTCTCtaaagaattattaaaaataaaagaaatctCGTGCATCTCAAAGATGATCTGTAAGAAAATCATGTACGAATTATCATGGAATACAGAATTGGGACCAAATAGAATCTTCTTATTAATTTCCTTAATCAAAGAGACTGCTTTCTCTATACTGAAATTATCAAAGAGCATAATAAAGAGCTCATAAAATAACCACTCTGGattatttgataaattattaaatccaCTTTCTACTCTGATAAAATTAGAGAATATTTCTCTTTCATGGACattattgaaattattaGTGTAGAACATCGAATCTGCTATTAAAATGACATCTCTCTTTTTTCTTCCTATGTTCAGAGTCAAGTCCCATTGTTGTAACTCTTTGGCGCATTTAATCCATTCATCAAGCACTAGATCATACTCGTCTTTATAATAAGACATTTTAGATTCTATCGCTTTAGTCTGAAATTCCTCATAGATCTGCTGTGCCTCTTTAATTTTCCCTAATTGATGATAAAGTGTCGCCTTAGATAATTCTGGTAATTTTGAATATGCCCTTAGAGATCCATAATAATAATCCTTCATACACATGTCATAAAGCGTCTTACTGTCTTTTAATTCCGCATAGAAAGCCCAGCAACTTGGTCCATTTCTAAGATATTTAATAGACTTCTTAATATTCTCaatattatcaaaataattatgtCTAGAAAGATATCTCAAGAATAAAAGAGAAATCTTctcattattatttatatgagacactaaaataaatattctattAGCAATATCTTCAATATCACTAGTATTATCTTTAGGACTGTTTGGTAActctaaatttaatattatcgACTCCAAGATATTTATACATGAATCATAAGAATGATAAATgaaatctaaaatattagataATTGATTACAGGGAGAATATTGCTGGACGAAATCATGGAAATTGACTATATATTTCTCTACGTaagttttatatgtttCTTCTATATATTCAAATGGGATCTTCTCTAAGGATTCGTCAAAGTAAAATGAAGACTTCGACACACCGGCGCCAAATAGCCTGAAAGTAGACAAGTCAACATCTCCAAGAGGAATAAGTAACATCCTGGCTATAATATAAGGAATATAATATTCATCTGTAAATGACCAGTCTAAATTTAGTAATTCTAAGAatcttatatttaaatttctagAAATCATCTCGTCGAATAATTGGAAATATCTCAGTCTTATCTCTGACTTCTTATTAATAAGGccataataaaaaatcatgcTCAAATTACTTAGACTGTGAATCTTTACATTCTTATTTGCAAGGAAGAAATTCAGTGCACAATTCAGAAAGTCATTCTgcttaattataaatattccttcttttaatttattataaattatcgAATACATAGTCATTGTGTCATTTATAGACAAATCTTCTATCAAGACTGACCCTATGACTTCTGAAATATCTAGTGAAttattattgtaatttttcaGTATCTTAGTGATAAATGATAATATCTTATGAACATTCCCTTTATCTGTCATCATTT
Coding sequences within:
- a CDS encoding ribosome biogenesis protein MRT4, which produces MRGKIQKKLKEKKLETVDKFTSLIKDHEYICVVENTDISASLMNKMRTELENTSILFVKKKMLCKKYNFFNKDVLDKNFFLVFTNTSGIENIKKYKFETYYDINDISDEDFIINKGKITNKELADLLPTITEKNITILEDDYVVCKKGEAINEKQLKILKCQKKKMKEKPIRILEVYETKNIK
- a CDS encoding UTP-glucose-1-phosphate uridylyltransferase (UGP1), with product MNDADSSEYSTFIDNNCIDNLLKRMKNTLNKLEEDCNKTELNQFYDLYERYLKSRGETIVWDEIKHPKDRIIHYKDIISQDSNAKDLLNKLAVLKLNGGLGTTMGCVGPKSAIPVKNGKNFIDLVAKQLKFLRRQFDVEVPLVLMNSFNTESMTETLISRHDNILTFNQSKYPRISADTLLPPMNLNKNDLFYPPGHGDILQSLDCSGMLDKLLDDGKEYLFISNIDNLAATVDLNLLEFFASQDLEFMMEVTEKTRADIKGGTLIEYGGNLRLLEIAQVPPSKKSEFTSVRKFKIFNTNSAWINLKALKNKLKTESFTLDIIENVKTVGDESVFQLETAIGSAIRFFNKSCGVVVPRSRFLPVKSCSDLFLVESNLFIERNGQLVLNPNRVPMNVPTVKLIGKNFKMIDKYEDSFRGVPDLLELDSLTVSGDVKFGKNVVLKGTVIILADKNSVINIPDGSILDDNIVYGNLPIIEH
- a CDS encoding Rho GTPAse activating protein; translation: MKKTLEQLNSTLFTSNNIPLPVEDDEDILYYNPNTKFVFQTGDGIPATTRKYLSYKGFLYLTNYRLIFRPNQITEKFSSFSVPISKLFFQEQENKIDFIVENNFMASIYLSFEDSDPTVFYKCLKEMLKNVSFKPTFIDEEDENVEEPPLYSELYN
- a CDS encoding peptidoglycan N-acetlyglucosamine deacetlyase, coding for MIFFPFVFSLKSMISFDEGPTKNISTIINKGVYLNIPLVFFFDPFSPDFNKEIVEEVLDNNYEVGMILRDETSEETVLEVLEKYEKEFINKSGYKPRLLRLPPVGEINNKTIDLSESKGYIVDIPNLDSEDDQKADIYSFLIPTLYQERRRNISMVFRERYEKSLDILERVVEIIKYKGYQIVPAKIYTGQDITPIKMNSQREDNNDNEKSKKEINNDNEKSKKDNNDNEKSKKDNNDNKIMINNNDNNNNNKYKYNNKYVTMYEILNKNTPYKIRVFTSKDKKIIKEITVEYSTYNKLFIRDLIKMRLEDENEVEEMYREIINVCGVLEDTEVEACKKNGNEKWEITLYSLIVLLLI